In Candidatus Promineifilum breve, one genomic interval encodes:
- a CDS encoding glycosyltransferase family 4 protein has protein sequence MVRFSPENPLRVCYFGAYRAGYTRNQIVLKGLQAQPDVVVQVCHVTLWQGIEDRVAQASGGWRRPAFWRRVAGAYTQLIRAHRHTPPYDVMLIGYPGQFDAYLGRRLAHGRGRPVALDILMSLHLVAEERGLTATHPTTGRLIFQLERGGLRRPDLLIAENPAYGGYIAQKYKLPLERFRYVPHGADETVFHPRPLQPPDDHFRVTYHGGYLPSHGMDVIIDAADRLRDDPDVRFHFYGSGPEKERVMGRAAELALPNVTFHGFVSQDELLDSLAQAHVCLGVFGTTRQAQFTVQNKVWEGLAMGRPVISGDSPTIRAALADRQEVVLVERNNPQALADGLCELKNDPAWRERIAAAGHARYLAGNSIPQIGRQMKEALIALLAMWEAGGD, from the coding sequence ATGGTTCGTTTTTCCCCCGAAAATCCTCTGCGCGTCTGCTACTTCGGCGCCTATCGCGCGGGCTACACGCGCAATCAGATCGTGCTGAAGGGGCTACAGGCCCAGCCCGACGTGGTCGTGCAGGTCTGCCACGTGACGCTGTGGCAGGGGATTGAAGATCGCGTGGCCCAGGCCAGCGGCGGCTGGCGGCGGCCGGCCTTCTGGCGGCGCGTGGCCGGGGCCTATACCCAACTCATCCGGGCGCACCGCCACACCCCACCCTACGACGTCATGCTCATCGGCTACCCCGGCCAGTTCGACGCCTATCTGGGCCGCCGCCTGGCCCACGGCCGCGGCCGGCCGGTGGCCCTCGACATCCTCATGTCGCTGCACCTGGTGGCCGAGGAGCGGGGCCTGACGGCGACGCATCCCACCACCGGCCGCCTCATCTTCCAATTGGAACGGGGCGGCCTGCGCCGGCCCGATCTGCTCATCGCCGAAAACCCCGCATATGGCGGCTACATCGCCCAAAAATACAAATTGCCGCTGGAGCGCTTCCGCTACGTGCCCCACGGCGCGGACGAGACGGTCTTCCACCCCCGCCCGCTGCAACCGCCGGACGATCACTTTCGCGTCACCTACCACGGCGGCTACCTGCCGTCGCACGGCATGGACGTGATCATCGACGCCGCCGACCGGCTGCGCGATGACCCCGACGTGCGCTTCCATTTCTACGGCAGCGGGCCGGAGAAGGAGCGCGTCATGGGCCGCGCGGCCGAACTGGCCCTGCCCAACGTCACCTTCCACGGTTTTGTCAGCCAGGACGAACTGCTCGATAGTCTGGCCCAGGCCCACGTCTGCCTGGGCGTCTTCGGCACCACGCGCCAGGCGCAATTCACCGTGCAGAACAAGGTCTGGGAGGGGCTGGCGATGGGCCGGCCGGTCATCTCCGGCGACTCGCCGACCATCCGCGCCGCGCTGGCCGACCGGCAGGAAGTGGTTCTCGTCGAGCGCAATAACCCGCAGGCGTTGGCCGATGGGCTATGCGAATTGAAGAATGACCCGGCCTGGCGCGAACGCATCGCCGCCGCCGGCCACGCCCGCTATCTGGCCGGCAACAGCATCCCTCAGATCGGCCGGCAGATGAAAGAGGCACTGATCGCGTTACTGGCGATGTGGGAAGCCGGCGGCGATTAA
- the cdaA gene encoding diadenylate cyclase CdaA, with protein MDTFDSVLERFALISYVDLIDILLVTLIIFGVLMLIRGTRAVQVLRGLLVLAAFVFILAQIFELQAFTWLVDNMLPVLLIAIPVIFQPELRRALEQLGLAGRYLRIFRRDESNPVVDAFKDAALRLSQRRHGALVVFEQDTGLQEYIDTGVVLDADPSAELFLTIFNKHTELHDGAIIVRGNRLAAAACVLPLSTSSLSDRQMGLRHRAALGISEVSDAVAVVVSEETGQVSIAHNGRILRRQDIARLDTILNAFLTGPRQPDFLGRASSEPRA; from the coding sequence TTGGATACTTTCGACAGCGTACTGGAAAGATTCGCGCTCATCAGTTACGTCGATCTCATCGACATCCTGCTCGTCACGCTGATCATCTTCGGCGTGCTGATGCTCATTCGCGGCACGCGGGCGGTGCAGGTGTTGCGCGGCCTGCTGGTGCTGGCGGCGTTCGTCTTCATCCTGGCCCAAATCTTTGAGTTGCAAGCCTTCACCTGGCTGGTCGACAACATGCTGCCCGTGCTGTTGATCGCCATCCCGGTCATCTTCCAGCCGGAATTGCGCCGGGCGCTGGAGCAACTGGGCTTGGCCGGCCGCTATCTGCGCATCTTCCGCCGCGACGAGAGCAACCCGGTCGTCGATGCCTTCAAGGACGCCGCCCTGCGCCTGTCCCAGCGGCGGCACGGCGCGCTGGTCGTCTTCGAGCAGGACACCGGCCTGCAGGAGTACATCGACACCGGCGTCGTGCTCGATGCCGACCCCTCGGCCGAGCTATTCCTGACCATCTTCAACAAGCACACCGAACTCCACGACGGGGCCATCATCGTGCGCGGCAACCGGCTGGCGGCGGCGGCCTGCGTGCTGCCCCTCAGCACCAGCAGCCTGTCCGACCGGCAGATGGGGCTGCGCCATCGCGCCGCGCTGGGCATCAGCGAGGTCAGCGACGCCGTGGCCGTGGTCGTGTCCGAGGAAACGGGCCAGGTGTCCATCGCCCACAACGGCCGCATCCTGCGCCGCCAGGACATCGCCCGGCTCGATACCATTCTCAACGCCTTTCTGACCGGGCCGCGCCAACCGGATTTTCTGGGGAGAGCCAGCAGTGAACCGCGCGCGTGA
- a CDS encoding CdaR family protein: MNRAREFLTNLATFALALVLAFFIWMSASEAQDPIRTRFLEIPIAYVGLPDGAALVNPDPRETVQIRLEGPDSVLQAQNPEDFTATVDLSQAPSGEETSLPINVTALRPGATISFITPEEVDVLLEQEVTYQVPVELEFRGSVARGHTQNEPLIEPPAIRVSGPESRVSQLNFALVTVFLNNTAATLVETSVPIFYDQSGRVASVTGLDVSHDEVTVTVPVEESAGFADKLITVTWTGDPAPGYRLLSVTADPPSVLVEGRPAQVNQLASVTTEPIDINGLTESFSQAAVLTLPQGITIDPEQTVTVNIQIEPILTTSTFNRMPDPRGLRAGYEAVVEPEQVRVILFGPLPVLDALAENDVRVILDLFGLEPGTYSIVPDVDVPDRGIEIRSVLPSAVTVTIQEAEEATPEADGGGALVATAPAAIEPATTARTITTASNSTPGRATPAICYLMVSGITSAGLQEICIERHTPK, encoded by the coding sequence GTGAACCGCGCGCGTGAATTTCTGACCAATCTGGCGACGTTCGCCCTGGCCCTCGTCCTGGCGTTCTTCATCTGGATGTCGGCTTCCGAGGCCCAGGACCCGATCCGCACCCGCTTTCTGGAGATCCCCATCGCCTACGTCGGCCTGCCCGACGGGGCGGCGCTGGTCAATCCCGACCCGCGCGAGACGGTGCAAATCCGCCTGGAAGGGCCGGATTCGGTCTTGCAGGCCCAAAACCCCGAGGACTTCACGGCCACGGTCGATCTGAGCCAGGCCCCCTCGGGCGAAGAGACGTCGCTGCCCATCAACGTCACCGCCCTGCGGCCGGGGGCGACCATCTCCTTCATCACCCCGGAGGAGGTCGACGTCTTGCTGGAACAGGAAGTGACCTACCAGGTGCCGGTCGAACTGGAGTTTCGCGGCTCGGTGGCCCGCGGCCATACACAGAACGAGCCGCTCATCGAGCCGCCGGCCATCCGCGTCAGTGGCCCGGAGAGCCGGGTCAGCCAGCTCAACTTCGCCCTGGTGACCGTCTTCCTGAACAACACCGCGGCCACCCTGGTCGAGACCTCGGTGCCCATCTTCTATGACCAGTCAGGCCGCGTCGCCAGCGTCACCGGGCTGGACGTCAGCCACGACGAAGTGACCGTCACCGTCCCGGTCGAGGAGTCGGCCGGCTTCGCCGACAAGCTGATCACCGTGACCTGGACGGGCGACCCGGCCCCCGGCTATCGCCTGCTCAGCGTGACGGCCGATCCGCCCAGCGTCCTGGTCGAGGGCCGCCCGGCGCAGGTCAACCAGTTAGCCAGCGTCACGACCGAGCCGATCGACATCAACGGGCTGACGGAGTCCTTCTCGCAGGCGGCCGTGCTGACCCTGCCGCAGGGCATCACCATCGACCCGGAGCAGACGGTGACGGTCAACATCCAGATCGAGCCGATCCTGACCACGTCCACGTTCAACCGGATGCCCGACCCGCGCGGCCTGCGCGCCGGCTATGAGGCCGTGGTCGAGCCGGAGCAGGTGCGGGTCATCCTCTTCGGGCCGCTGCCGGTGCTCGACGCGCTGGCCGAGAATGACGTTCGCGTTATACTCGACCTCTTCGGGCTGGAGCCGGGCACGTATTCAATCGTGCCCGACGTGGACGTGCCCGACCGGGGCATCGAAATTCGCTCGGTGCTGCCGTCGGCGGTCACGGTGACCATCCAGGAAGCGGAAGAGGCCACGCCGGAGGCGGACGGTGGTGGGGCCTTGGTGGCGACTGCGCCGGCGGCCATCGAGCCGGCGACCACAGCCCGCACGATTACCACCGCCTCGAATTCCACGCCGGGCCGCGCCACCCCGGCGATTTGTTATCTAATGGTGTCCGGCATCACATCGGCCGGATTACAAGAAATCTGCATTGAGAGGCACACGCCCAAATGA
- the der gene encoding ribosome biogenesis GTPase Der, which produces MSRKAIVAFVGRPNVGKSTLFNRIIGRRLAVVSDVAGTTRDRLYADAEWGGVAFTVVDTGGIELTEGHNTAPLSEDSEQFLPLIRQQAAVAMEDADVIVLVVDGQAGITTADREVAAILRQTKKPVVIAANKLESSKLWDTAYEFYELGLGEVIAVSALHGSGTGDLLDAIVDGLPPFDPADDVEDQSIRIAILGRPNVGKSTLLNKMVGEERVIVSPIAGTTRDAIDEKLRWHGQDFTIIDTAGIRRRGKIDQGIEKYSVLRAIKTLRRADVALLLIDGEEGITSQDAHIGGMLTDENVGVIVLVNKWDVVEKDSHTMPEYEKKVRDDLNFLAYAPLLFISAETGQRVNKILGAVMEVQAARHHRLSTGQLNDLLRDIVVHHPPPTKAGTQLKFYYATQVALAPPTFVFFVNRPEMVHFGYQRYIENRLRERYPFTGTPVRLIFRGRGDNPDKP; this is translated from the coding sequence ATGAGTCGTAAAGCAATCGTGGCCTTCGTCGGCCGCCCCAACGTCGGCAAATCGACGCTGTTCAATCGCATCATCGGCCGCCGCCTGGCCGTCGTCTCCGACGTGGCCGGCACCACCCGCGACCGGCTCTACGCCGATGCCGAGTGGGGCGGCGTGGCCTTCACCGTCGTCGACACCGGCGGCATCGAGCTGACCGAGGGCCACAACACGGCCCCCCTGTCCGAGGATTCGGAGCAGTTCCTGCCGCTCATTCGCCAACAGGCAGCCGTGGCGATGGAAGACGCCGACGTCATCGTCCTCGTGGTCGATGGGCAAGCGGGCATCACCACCGCCGACCGCGAGGTGGCGGCCATCCTGCGCCAGACGAAGAAACCGGTCGTCATCGCCGCCAACAAGCTGGAATCGAGCAAGCTGTGGGATACGGCCTACGAGTTCTACGAACTGGGCCTGGGCGAGGTCATCGCCGTGTCGGCCCTGCACGGCTCCGGCACGGGCGACCTGCTCGACGCCATCGTCGACGGCTTGCCGCCCTTCGACCCGGCCGACGACGTGGAAGACCAGTCGATCCGCATCGCCATTCTGGGCCGGCCCAACGTCGGCAAATCGACGCTGCTCAACAAGATGGTCGGCGAGGAGCGGGTCATCGTCAGCCCCATCGCCGGGACGACGCGCGACGCCATCGACGAGAAGCTGCGCTGGCACGGCCAGGATTTCACCATCATCGACACGGCCGGCATCCGGCGGCGGGGCAAGATCGACCAGGGCATCGAGAAATACAGCGTGCTGCGGGCCATCAAGACCCTGCGCCGGGCCGACGTGGCCCTGCTGCTCATCGACGGCGAGGAGGGCATCACCTCCCAGGACGCCCACATCGGCGGCATGTTGACCGATGAGAACGTCGGCGTCATCGTGCTGGTCAACAAGTGGGACGTGGTGGAGAAAGACAGCCACACCATGCCCGAATACGAGAAGAAGGTGCGCGACGACTTGAACTTTCTGGCCTATGCGCCGCTGTTGTTCATCTCGGCCGAGACCGGCCAACGGGTCAACAAAATCCTGGGCGCGGTCATGGAAGTCCAGGCCGCCCGCCACCACCGCCTGTCCACGGGCCAACTCAACGATCTGCTGCGCGACATCGTGGTCCACCACCCGCCGCCGACCAAAGCCGGCACGCAACTCAAGTTCTACTACGCCACCCAGGTGGCCCTGGCTCCGCCGACGTTCGTGTTCTTCGTCAACCGGCCGGAGATGGTCCACTTCGGCTACCAGCGCTACATCGAGAACCGGCTGCGCGAGCGCTACCCGTTCACCGGCACGCCGGTGCGGCTCATCTTCCGTGGCCGGGGCGACAATCCCGACAAACCTTAA
- a CDS encoding SDR family oxidoreductase yields MIFVTGATGFIGRALGRALDGGGHTWRPYSGRLNEPEKLRAELEGVETVIHLAGAEARGSNRLLLHVDVEGTQRLIEEARRAGVGRLVVPSRLNADPHSMHPLLRAKGEVERLVRQGGIPYTILRTATLFGRDDRFSEIIYSLALWSWPLAWVPGGGKTPMQPLWVEDYIHCLIHSLNRPDVVNRTLTLGGGDLINYRQIVQTILHVTGQKRLLFPLPLTPSRRVARLLLGWWYWPPVSRYFTDRLFMPDVTDQDGVQRLFGFRPARFGETITYLNRPGLRWRLFRH; encoded by the coding sequence ATGATTTTCGTCACCGGGGCCACGGGCTTCATCGGGCGGGCGCTCGGCCGCGCCCTAGACGGCGGCGGCCACACCTGGCGGCCCTATAGCGGCCGGCTGAACGAGCCGGAGAAGCTGCGCGCCGAGCTGGAAGGGGTCGAGACGGTCATCCATCTGGCCGGGGCCGAGGCGCGCGGCAGCAACCGGCTGTTGCTCCACGTCGACGTCGAGGGCACGCAGCGGCTCATCGAGGAAGCGCGGCGGGCGGGCGTCGGCCGGCTCGTCGTGCCCAGCCGGCTCAATGCCGACCCCCATTCGATGCACCCCCTGCTGCGGGCCAAGGGCGAGGTGGAGCGGCTGGTGCGGCAGGGGGGCATCCCCTACACGATCCTGCGTACGGCGACACTGTTCGGCCGCGACGACCGGTTCAGCGAAATTATCTATAGCCTGGCGCTGTGGTCGTGGCCGTTGGCCTGGGTGCCGGGCGGCGGCAAGACGCCGATGCAGCCGCTGTGGGTCGAAGATTACATCCATTGCCTGATCCACTCCCTGAACCGGCCCGATGTGGTCAACCGAACCCTGACGCTTGGCGGGGGCGATTTGATCAACTACCGCCAGATCGTGCAAACCATCCTCCACGTCACCGGCCAGAAGCGATTGCTGTTTCCGCTGCCCCTGACGCCCTCGCGGCGGGTGGCGCGGCTGTTGCTGGGCTGGTGGTATTGGCCGCCGGTCAGCCGCTACTTCACCGACCGCCTCTTCATGCCCGACGTGACCGATCAGGACGGCGTGCAGCGCCTGTTCGGCTT